A genome region from Natronobeatus ordinarius includes the following:
- a CDS encoding ABC transporter ATP-binding protein, producing the protein MALLEVEDLTVRFYTGDGVVTAVDNLSFSIDRGEKFGVVGESGAGKSVTALALMRLIDEPGQIESGTIRFKGENVLDMSEEEVRNIRGNEVAMIFQDAQTALNPVYTVGEQIAETIRHHLGYGKEEARERTIQLLDQVGIPEAEMRYSDYPHEFSGGMQQRAVIAMALSCDPDLLICDEPTTALDVTIETKILDLIRELADEFDTAVQFITHDLGVVAELCDRVMVMYAGKPVEKSTVEELYYDPKHPYTVGLMSSIPRIGDQRERLQTIPGTMPDLVELPSGCSFHPRCPYAEEACARKEPQPLNPETGLPVTDSNERSAACLAHSGELENELGYEVVVSDPEPEEVAKPMEGEHE; encoded by the coding sequence ATGGCGCTGCTCGAGGTAGAGGACCTGACCGTCCGGTTCTACACCGGTGACGGCGTCGTTACCGCGGTCGACAACCTCTCGTTCAGCATCGACCGCGGGGAGAAGTTCGGCGTGGTCGGCGAGAGCGGTGCCGGCAAAAGCGTCACCGCGCTCGCGCTGATGAGACTCATCGACGAACCGGGGCAGATCGAGAGCGGGACGATTCGATTCAAAGGCGAGAACGTCCTCGACATGTCAGAAGAGGAGGTTCGAAACATCCGCGGGAACGAGGTCGCGATGATCTTCCAGGACGCTCAGACCGCCCTCAATCCCGTCTACACCGTCGGCGAGCAGATCGCAGAGACCATCCGACACCACCTCGGCTACGGAAAGGAGGAAGCTCGAGAGCGGACCATCCAGCTGCTCGATCAGGTCGGCATTCCCGAAGCGGAAATGCGGTACTCCGACTATCCCCACGAGTTCTCCGGCGGAATGCAACAGCGAGCCGTCATCGCGATGGCGCTGTCGTGTGATCCTGACTTGCTCATCTGTGACGAGCCGACGACCGCGCTCGACGTGACGATCGAGACGAAGATCCTCGACCTGATCAGAGAGCTCGCCGACGAGTTCGACACGGCGGTTCAGTTCATCACCCACGACCTCGGCGTCGTCGCCGAGCTGTGTGACCGCGTGATGGTGATGTACGCTGGCAAGCCGGTCGAGAAGTCGACCGTCGAAGAGCTGTACTACGATCCGAAACACCCCTACACGGTCGGATTGATGAGTTCGATCCCGCGAATCGGCGATCAACGCGAACGGTTGCAAACCATTCCCGGGACGATGCCTGACCTGGTCGAACTCCCCTCGGGTTGTAGCTTCCACCCGCGGTGTCCGTACGCCGAGGAGGCCTGTGCCCGGAAAGAGCCCCAACCGTTGAATCCGGAGACTGGACTGCCGGTCACCGATTCGAACGAGCGGAGTGCAGCGTGTCTCGCACACTCCGGCGAGCTGGAGAACGAACTCGGCTACGAGGTCGTCGTCTCCGATCCGGAACCAGAAGAGGTTGCCAAACCGATGGAGGGAGAACATGAGTAA
- a CDS encoding ABC transporter ATP-binding protein, with product MSNAGEPLLEVNNLKKYYDTSSGFIDSLLGGSQKVKAVDDVSFELYPGETLGVVGESGCGKSTLGKSLVRLIEPDEGEIIFRGEDITTYSRSELREMRKDIQYIFQDPYSSLNPRMTVGDIIREPLKIHGIGTGDDHGARIAELLEEVGLNASHASRYPHEFSGGQKQRIGIARALAVDPDVIICDEPVSALDVSVQAQILNLLEDLQERFDLSYIFVAHDLSVVEHISDRVGVMYLGKFAEVGPTEEVYAPPYHPYTEALLSAIPEPDPFWEGEQIFLPGTVPSPINPPSGCRFHTRCPRVIQPTEYELDQDVWRALLTLKQRARSADSISAILALQSDPEENVDVDPETLDADELDRLIRTEFDLPSRLGDPHAERQFGELIEIISGGDGLEAAATKLEEAFSSPCEQIDPKSIPVNPSHEISCLLYDDSGSSAVSELGDAVADD from the coding sequence ATGAGTAACGCTGGCGAGCCGCTGCTCGAGGTGAACAACCTGAAAAAGTACTACGACACGAGTAGCGGGTTCATCGATAGCCTCCTCGGGGGATCACAGAAGGTCAAAGCCGTCGACGACGTCAGCTTCGAGCTGTACCCGGGTGAGACCCTCGGCGTCGTCGGCGAGAGCGGCTGTGGGAAGTCGACGCTCGGCAAGTCGCTCGTCCGACTGATCGAACCGGACGAAGGTGAGATCATCTTCCGGGGAGAGGACATCACGACGTACTCCAGATCCGAACTCCGGGAGATGCGAAAGGACATCCAGTACATCTTCCAGGATCCGTACTCGAGTCTGAACCCGCGGATGACCGTCGGCGACATCATCCGCGAGCCGCTGAAGATCCACGGGATCGGAACCGGTGACGATCACGGCGCACGGATCGCCGAACTACTCGAGGAAGTCGGGTTGAACGCGAGTCACGCGAGCCGCTACCCCCACGAGTTCTCCGGCGGACAGAAACAGCGCATCGGCATCGCCCGGGCGCTCGCCGTCGACCCGGATGTCATCATCTGTGACGAGCCCGTGAGCGCGCTCGACGTCTCGGTCCAGGCACAGATTCTCAATCTCCTGGAGGACCTCCAGGAGCGATTCGACCTCTCGTACATCTTCGTCGCTCACGACCTGAGCGTCGTCGAACACATCTCCGATCGCGTCGGGGTGATGTACCTCGGGAAGTTCGCGGAAGTCGGACCGACCGAGGAGGTGTACGCCCCGCCGTACCACCCCTACACGGAGGCGCTCCTGTCGGCGATTCCCGAACCCGACCCGTTCTGGGAGGGAGAGCAGATCTTCCTCCCCGGCACGGTGCCGTCGCCGATCAACCCGCCGTCGGGCTGTCGGTTCCACACCCGCTGTCCGCGGGTGATTCAACCGACCGAGTACGAACTCGATCAAGACGTCTGGCGGGCGCTATTGACGCTCAAACAACGAGCACGCAGTGCGGATTCGATCAGCGCGATCCTGGCGCTGCAATCGGATCCCGAAGAGAACGTGGACGTCGACCCCGAAACGCTCGACGCTGACGAACTCGATCGACTCATCCGCACGGAGTTCGACCTGCCGAGTCGGTTAGGAGACCCGCACGCAGAGCGGCAGTTCGGGGAGCTAATCGAGATCATCTCGGGCGGAGACGGCCTCGAGGCTGCGGCGACGAAACTCGAGGAAGCCTTCAGCTCCCCGTGTGAGCAGATCGACCCGAAATCGATACCGGTCAATCCATCGCACGAAATTTCCTGTCTGCTCTACGACGACTCGGGGAGCAGCGCCGTCTCGGAGCTGGGCGACGCCGTCGCCGACGACTGA
- a CDS encoding DUF5017 domain-containing protein: protein MKRIYESNALRRDDTDPFSPNERDSSREPQAMRSVPSTYLSRLLVPHRVRYWSISVDVSTPKTEYTVGESVPFAVTMKNAMPFPITIPVRSLIAWDWEVDGLTQAAHVDPRDPPEETRGFRFSRGERKQYRRRWQGMFRVSESEWEPAPPGEYTIGAGINIEGAVKKGLYDETTVRLVPE, encoded by the coding sequence ATGAAGCGGATTTACGAGTCGAACGCCCTCAGGCGCGACGACACCGACCCGTTCAGTCCGAACGAGCGAGACAGTTCGCGCGAACCGCAGGCGATGCGTTCGGTACCGTCGACGTATCTCAGTCGCCTACTCGTCCCGCACCGAGTTCGGTACTGGTCTATTTCCGTCGACGTTTCAACTCCAAAAACGGAGTACACCGTTGGAGAGTCCGTGCCCTTCGCCGTCACCATGAAGAACGCGATGCCGTTTCCGATTACGATCCCCGTCCGGTCGCTCATCGCCTGGGACTGGGAGGTCGACGGCCTGACCCAGGCCGCACACGTCGATCCCCGTGATCCGCCGGAAGAAACGCGCGGATTTCGGTTCTCCCGCGGCGAACGAAAGCAGTACCGCCGCCGGTGGCAGGGTATGTTCCGCGTCTCCGAGTCCGAGTGGGAGCCGGCTCCCCCGGGAGAGTATACGATCGGTGCCGGAATCAATATCGAAGGCGCTGTGAAGAAAGGGCTGTACGACGAAACGACGGTCAGACTCGTTCCCGAGTGA
- a CDS encoding ABC transporter ATP-binding protein, with protein MTDHTTDARTVEDADETDDAGGEEPLLSVENLETHYPITKGWLRREMGRIRAVDGVTFSVGRGEAVGLVGESGSGKSTTAESILRLVEPTSGEIYFDGERVTALEGRDLRAFRRRAQLVVQDPNEAFSPRMTVGEAVAEPLRLHGMGDGSRRRRIVEDLLKRVGLSAGDADRYPHEFSGGEKQRIAIARALVLNPDLIVADEPTSALDTRVESDVLALLDDVRREYDISILFISHDIDVVRRFCDRVVVMYLGKTVERGPVESVLGSPAHPYTQVLLESVPSLDPTDRTLARPLTDVVPDPADPPAGCRFHTRCPAIIPPAEVDVDDGWKRVAAFRFTLEAGELPGTLTCEGATDASSVRDAFDLPETFPDETVDEAVTEAVAALADGDRKRATDGLSDAFRTICERREPEERTVDGQQVRCHRYNPDAPCGPVSPSTDR; from the coding sequence ATGACTGATCATACGACTGATGCCAGAACGGTCGAAGATGCTGACGAAACGGACGACGCAGGAGGGGAAGAACCGTTACTCTCGGTCGAAAACCTCGAGACCCACTATCCGATCACGAAGGGGTGGCTCCGCCGGGAAATGGGGCGGATCCGCGCCGTCGATGGCGTGACTTTCTCCGTCGGGCGCGGCGAGGCCGTTGGACTCGTCGGGGAGTCCGGCAGCGGGAAATCCACAACTGCGGAGTCGATCCTCCGACTCGTAGAGCCCACCAGCGGCGAGATCTACTTCGACGGCGAGCGAGTGACAGCGCTCGAGGGTCGTGACCTTCGCGCGTTCCGTAGACGGGCACAGCTCGTCGTCCAGGACCCGAACGAGGCGTTCAGTCCGCGGATGACGGTCGGCGAGGCCGTCGCCGAACCGCTCCGGCTTCACGGGATGGGCGACGGGAGCCGTCGACGGCGAATCGTCGAGGACCTACTCAAGCGCGTCGGCCTCTCGGCTGGTGACGCCGACCGGTACCCCCACGAGTTCTCCGGCGGGGAGAAACAGCGCATCGCCATCGCTCGAGCCCTCGTCCTCAATCCCGATCTCATCGTGGCAGACGAGCCGACGAGCGCGCTCGACACCCGGGTCGAATCCGACGTCCTCGCGTTACTCGACGACGTCCGTCGGGAGTACGATATTTCGATCCTCTTCATTAGCCACGACATCGACGTGGTTCGCCGATTTTGCGACCGCGTCGTCGTGATGTACCTCGGGAAAACGGTCGAGCGAGGACCGGTCGAATCGGTCCTCGGATCTCCCGCCCATCCCTACACGCAGGTGCTTCTCGAGTCGGTCCCCAGTCTCGATCCGACCGACCGCACGCTCGCACGGCCGTTGACCGACGTGGTTCCTGACCCGGCGGACCCGCCAGCAGGGTGTCGATTCCACACCCGCTGCCCGGCGATTATTCCACCAGCTGAGGTCGACGTCGACGACGGGTGGAAGCGAGTCGCCGCGTTTCGATTCACGCTCGAGGCTGGCGAACTGCCTGGAACACTCACGTGTGAGGGAGCGACTGACGCGTCGTCGGTCCGCGATGCGTTCGATCTGCCCGAGACGTTCCCCGACGAAACCGTCGACGAGGCCGTCACGGAAGCGGTAGCCGCGCTGGCCGACGGCGACCGAAAACGGGCGACCGACGGCCTCTCCGACGCGTTCCGGACGATCTGTGAACGCCGAGAACCCGAAGAACGAACCGTCGACGGGCAGCAGGTTCGCTGTCACCGGTACAACCCGGATGCTCCTTGCGGCCCGGTTTCACCGTCGACCGATCGGTAG
- a CDS encoding ABC transporter ATP-binding protein, which yields MTHQTERAETPLLTVENLRTHIHTDRGTVHAVDGVSFSIDRGEIVCLVGESGSGKSVTCQSLTGLIPQPPAEVVSGSVVFDGHSVLEADESVRRSIRGNRIAHLFQNPQQALDPVYTVCDQLVEAITIHEAVGKRAARERGIELLRRVGIPRAETRIDDYPHEFSGGMAQRVALAIALAAGPDLLIADEPTTAVDVTVQARLIELLRELTRDGMSMLLVTHDLRVVAALADRLLVMYGGTILERGPVEQVFEQPSHPYTQTLFESYDGIDRRDDRTARGEIPTTGCRFREECSYAVDACSSDRQPPFYPASNDDEHAVSCIHYDGDRRAEPILDAVDASPRTHRGETDD from the coding sequence ATGACTCACCAGACAGAACGCGCGGAGACGCCGCTGCTCACCGTCGAGAACCTCCGGACGCACATTCACACCGACCGTGGAACGGTTCACGCCGTCGACGGGGTGAGCTTCAGCATCGACCGCGGTGAAATCGTCTGCCTCGTCGGTGAATCCGGCAGCGGAAAGAGCGTCACCTGTCAGTCGCTCACCGGTCTGATCCCCCAGCCACCAGCGGAGGTCGTCTCGGGCTCAGTCGTGTTCGACGGACACTCAGTGCTCGAGGCCGACGAGTCCGTCCGGCGGTCGATTCGGGGGAACCGCATCGCGCACCTCTTTCAGAACCCACAACAGGCGCTCGACCCGGTGTACACCGTCTGTGATCAGCTCGTCGAGGCGATAACCATCCACGAAGCTGTGGGCAAACGGGCCGCCAGAGAACGCGGCATCGAACTCCTCAGACGCGTCGGTATCCCGCGAGCCGAAACACGCATCGACGACTATCCCCACGAGTTTTCGGGAGGAATGGCCCAGCGAGTCGCACTCGCAATTGCACTGGCGGCAGGGCCCGACCTGCTGATCGCCGACGAACCGACGACGGCCGTCGACGTGACCGTCCAGGCCCGGCTCATCGAGCTGTTGCGCGAACTCACTCGAGACGGCATGTCGATGTTGCTCGTCACGCACGACCTCCGCGTCGTCGCCGCGCTCGCCGACCGCCTGCTCGTGATGTACGGGGGGACGATCCTCGAGCGCGGCCCGGTCGAGCAGGTGTTCGAACAGCCGTCTCATCCCTACACGCAGACGTTATTCGAGAGTTACGACGGGATCGACCGCCGTGACGACCGCACCGCACGTGGGGAGATCCCGACGACAGGCTGTCGATTCCGTGAGGAGTGCTCGTACGCCGTCGACGCGTGTTCGAGCGACCGGCAACCACCGTTCTATCCCGCTTCTAACGACGACGAGCACGCGGTCTCGTGTATCCACTACGACGGGGATCGTCGAGCGGAGCCGATTCTCGACGCCGTCGACGCTAGCCCTCGCACACACCGGGGTGAAACCGATGACTGA
- a CDS encoding ABC transporter permease, whose product MSRGDEDARFERVNWSEIDRSRGVVTAERVALLVGILAVTALYLYDRHVAHVYLVGTWRTEPIDWIFMLSTVVLVAYGVVPLCKRRDSVRRVLGRLRSRPITVGALGYLIVFVVVGFVGPMLVSNPGLRFHHAFHPPVGFTSEIVRIECVGEVTGPPFERQCHGSWTYPLGTNERGHPMGFLLVQGTRTALYVTFITAAFVVPLATAVGVVAGLRGGVVDSLLMSYVDVQLSIPAILVYFVGYTYWNPSLLLLIGAFGLLSWGGIARLVRSEVLQRRENGHVRVARSLGASDRYVASRHIVPNITNTLVPAVFQLLALLVLFEAGIAFLGFHHIELYSWGSIISESVNAEVAGQMQNRAEHPAYQLWWVSTLPAIALTATMLSFKLVGDGLRDALDPRGGR is encoded by the coding sequence ATGAGTAGAGGCGATGAAGACGCGCGATTTGAGCGCGTCAACTGGTCTGAGATCGACCGTTCGAGAGGGGTGGTAACGGCCGAACGGGTGGCGCTTCTCGTCGGAATCCTGGCAGTCACTGCGCTGTATCTGTACGATCGACACGTCGCCCACGTCTACCTCGTCGGTACGTGGCGAACCGAGCCTATCGACTGGATTTTTATGCTTTCGACCGTGGTGCTGGTCGCATACGGCGTCGTGCCGCTGTGCAAGCGGCGTGACTCGGTTCGACGCGTTCTCGGCCGATTGCGCTCGCGGCCGATCACCGTGGGGGCGCTCGGCTACCTCATCGTCTTCGTCGTCGTCGGGTTTGTCGGACCGATGCTGGTTTCAAACCCTGGATTGCGGTTTCACCACGCGTTCCATCCACCCGTCGGATTTACGAGCGAAATCGTCCGGATCGAGTGCGTCGGCGAAGTCACCGGACCGCCGTTCGAACGGCAGTGTCACGGCTCGTGGACGTATCCACTCGGGACGAACGAACGAGGGCATCCGATGGGATTCCTGCTGGTTCAGGGCACCCGGACGGCGCTCTACGTCACGTTCATCACTGCCGCGTTCGTGGTGCCGCTGGCGACCGCCGTCGGTGTCGTCGCCGGGCTTCGTGGCGGCGTCGTCGACAGCCTGCTGATGTCCTACGTCGACGTCCAGTTATCTATCCCTGCCATCCTGGTCTACTTCGTCGGATACACGTACTGGAATCCGTCACTGCTGCTTTTGATCGGTGCATTTGGCTTACTGAGCTGGGGTGGAATTGCCCGACTGGTTCGAAGCGAGGTGCTCCAGCGTCGCGAAAACGGACACGTTCGGGTCGCCCGAAGTCTCGGTGCATCCGACCGGTACGTCGCCAGCCGTCACATCGTTCCGAATATTACGAACACGCTGGTTCCAGCCGTCTTCCAGCTACTCGCGCTCCTCGTCCTGTTCGAAGCCGGCATCGCGTTCCTTGGTTTTCACCATATCGAACTGTACTCGTGGGGAAGTATTATCAGCGAGTCGGTGAACGCCGAAGTCGCCGGGCAGATGCAGAACAGAGCCGAGCACCCGGCCTACCAGCTCTGGTGGGTTTCGACCCTTCCTGCCATCGCGCTCACGGCGACGATGCTCTCGTTCAAACTCGTCGGAGACGGCCTCAGGGACGCCCTCGACCCGCGAGGTGGCCGATGA
- a CDS encoding ABC transporter permease — protein sequence MSVLGLFAKRIAVGLFSAWVVLTTVFAAMTMTDDWVAQSIEGMLRFGNASEEEIEQALNAYMADRGYDRPLYEQYVDWMGNMLTLEWGDSLVSGEPVTALVVDGVVRTGMYVVPALVLGVCIGILVGLYAAVAPKSRVANLGRGTAYLLFALPSFWLGGFCVALVRGGVIDRPDLLFDHGLPILFITMTLLGGYVSYTRAHALEYTSTDFVALVKAKGASPLLVTRHIVRNAAIPLFSMLFTEVLALLVLAVFVIEMLFAIDGFGLLFLQAVMHRDFPIVLGGTIVVIVLGVVGSIVQDLSYSYLDPRVDTGRR from the coding sequence ATGAGCGTTCTCGGGCTCTTTGCAAAGCGGATCGCAGTCGGCCTCTTCTCGGCATGGGTAGTGTTGACCACCGTCTTCGCGGCGATGACGATGACCGACGACTGGGTCGCTCAAAGCATCGAAGGAATGCTCCGATTCGGGAACGCGAGCGAAGAAGAGATCGAACAGGCGCTCAACGCGTATATGGCCGATCGCGGGTACGATCGCCCGCTGTACGAACAGTACGTCGACTGGATGGGGAACATGCTCACGCTCGAGTGGGGCGACTCGCTCGTCTCCGGGGAACCCGTGACGGCCCTCGTCGTCGACGGCGTCGTCCGAACGGGAATGTACGTCGTTCCTGCACTCGTACTCGGTGTGTGCATCGGCATACTCGTCGGACTCTACGCAGCGGTCGCCCCGAAAAGCCGGGTTGCGAACCTCGGGCGTGGAACCGCGTACCTTCTGTTCGCGTTGCCGAGCTTCTGGCTCGGTGGGTTCTGCGTCGCACTCGTCAGAGGCGGGGTGATCGATCGACCCGACCTACTGTTCGACCACGGATTACCGATCCTGTTCATCACGATGACGCTCCTCGGCGGGTACGTGAGCTATACGCGGGCACACGCGTTGGAGTACACTTCGACCGACTTCGTCGCACTCGTCAAAGCCAAGGGGGCAAGTCCACTGCTCGTCACCCGGCACATCGTCCGAAACGCGGCGATTCCGCTCTTCTCGATGCTGTTCACCGAGGTGCTCGCGTTGCTCGTCCTGGCGGTGTTCGTCATCGAGATGCTCTTCGCGATCGACGGATTCGGGTTGTTGTTCCTGCAAGCGGTGATGCACCGCGACTTCCCGATCGTCCTCGGCGGGACGATCGTCGTTATCGTGCTCGGCGTGGTCGGCAGCATCGTTCAGGACCTGTCGTACTCGTACCTGGATCCCCGGGTGGACACCGGTCGTCGGTGA